The DNA segment CGAACCAGGATGCTTTTCCATCGACGATCTGGCGGCCTTGCCCAAGCAAACCACGTCCTGGGACGGGGTTCGCAATTTTCAGGCCCGCAATTTCATGCGCGATGAGATGCGCGTCGGAGATTTGGTGTTGTTCTATCACAGCGTGACCGCGCCCGGCGTGGTCGGGATCGCCAGGGTGGAACGGGAGGCGTACCCCGATCATACGGCCTTTGATCCCGATGACGCCCACTATGACCCTCGTTCGACTCCGGACAAACCATTGTGGGTCATGGTTGACGTGCGTTTTGTTGAAAAATTCTGCGCGCCGGTTTCGTTGCGCGCCATGCGCGGGATCAAGGGCTTGGAAGGAATGGAACTGCTGCGCAGGGGATCGCGGTTGTCCGTCATGCCCGTGACCGAAGCGGAATTTCGAATTGTCCGCGATCTGGGTCGCCAGGCGCTGAAATAAAAAAGCGCCGCGCCAGGGACAGGCGCGGCGCGTGTGGGACCACGTGCGCGATGGGACTAGGAATGGCCACCGCCGAGATAGGCGCCCTGGACCTGTTTGTTGGAGAGCAGGGCGCTGGCCGAGTCCGAAAGAACGATATTGCCAACTTCCATGACATAACCCCGGTTCGCCAGTTTGAGCGCGGCCTTGGCGTTTTGTTCGACCAGGATCACGGTTACACCGGATTTGTTGATTTCCCGCACGGTGTCGAAGATGGATTTCACCAATATCGGGGCCAGGCCCAGGCTGGGTTCGTCCAGGAGCAGGATTTTCGGATTAGCCATGAGTGCCCGTCCGATGGCCAGCATCTGCTGTTCACCGCCGCTCAGCGTGCCGGAAAGTTGCTTGCGGCGCTCCTCCAGGCGGGGAAAAAGTTCGTAAATCCATTTCCGGCTCTTGGCGATGCGCTCGGTATTGGTCGAGGTGAACGCGCCCAGCATCAGATTTTCTTCCACCGTCAGGGTGGTGAAGACGCGCCGCCCTTCGGGGCTTTGGGTGATTTTGAGCTTGACGATCTCGTGGGCTGGAAGCTTGTGCAATGCGGTCTCCTGATAGTGGATGCTTCCACTGGAAATATGAACCAAGCCGCTGATCGCGTTGAGTGTCGTGGATTTTCCCGCGCCATTGGCGCCAAGGATGGTCACGATTTCCCCCTCGTCCACTTCCAGGTTGATGCCATGCAGCGCTTCGACATTGCCGTAATTGACCCGTAAATTTTCGATTTTGAGCAGCATATTCAATCCTTATTCGGAGTCGACGCCCAGGTAGGCCTCGATGACACGCTGGTTGGCCTGGATCTCGGCCGGTGTCCCGGAGGCGATTTTGCTGCCATGCTCCAACACGACCAAGGACGAGCACACACGCATGACCAAGCCCATGTCGTGTTCGATGAGCAAGGTGGTGATGCCGCGCCCCTGGATTTCGTGAATGAGCCGGATCAGGTCCTGGGTTTCCTGGTCGTTCATTCCTCCGGCGGGTTCGTCGAGCACGATCAACTTGGGTTTGGTGGCCAGGGCCCGGGCAATTTCCAGCAAACGCTGGTTGCCGTAGGACAGATTCTTGGCCTTGTTTTTCCATTCGTGACTCAGACCCACGAATTCCAGCTCCGCCATGGCGTGGCGCAGGGCCTCGGCTTCCTCGATGCGTTGGGCCGGAGTCCGGAACATGGCGGCCAAGGACCCGGAGCGCATGCGGCAGTGGCAGCCGGCGAGAACGTTTTCCAGCACGGTCATGTTCTGGAAGAGGCGGATGGTTTGGAACGTGCGCGCGATGCCGCTTTCGACAATGGCGTGGGTGGGGAGGCCGACCAGATTCCGCCCATCGAAGAGAACCGTGCCCGTGTTGGGCTGGTAATT comes from the Deltaproteobacteria bacterium genome and includes:
- a CDS encoding EVE domain-containing protein, with product MKYWLMKTEPGCFSIDDLAALPKQTTSWDGVRNFQARNFMRDEMRVGDLVLFYHSVTAPGVVGIARVEREAYPDHTAFDPDDAHYDPRSTPDKPLWVMVDVRFVEKFCAPVSLRAMRGIKGLEGMELLRRGSRLSVMPVTEAEFRIVRDLGRQALK
- a CDS encoding ABC transporter ATP-binding protein, whose protein sequence is MLLKIENLRVNYGNVEALHGINLEVDEGEIVTILGANGAGKSTTLNAISGLVHISSGSIHYQETALHKLPAHEIVKLKITQSPEGRRVFTTLTVEENLMLGAFTSTNTERIAKSRKWIYELFPRLEERRKQLSGTLSGGEQQMLAIGRALMANPKILLLDEPSLGLAPILVKSIFDTVREINKSGVTVILVEQNAKAALKLANRGYVMEVGNIVLSDSASALLSNKQVQGAYLGGGHS
- a CDS encoding ABC transporter ATP-binding protein, encoding NYQPNTGTVLFDGRNLVGLPTHAIVESGIARTFQTIRLFQNMTVLENVLAGCHCRMRSGSLAAMFRTPAQRIEEAEALRHAMAELEFVGLSHEWKNKAKNLSYGNQRLLEIARALATKPKLIVLDEPAGGMNDQETQDLIRLIHEIQGRGITTLLIEHDMGLVMRVCSSLVVLEHGSKIASGTPAEIQANQRVIEAYLGVDSE